Proteins co-encoded in one Bdellovibrionales bacterium genomic window:
- a CDS encoding helix-turn-helix transcriptional regulator: MRNKQNPCVITELIFMIGGRWKPMLLYNLRSGTKRYSELRELTSGISDRMLSHELKQLEKHGLIKRTQYPVVPPKTDYQLTAKGKSLDPILKAMGEWALKNRNH, encoded by the coding sequence ATGCGAAACAAACAAAATCCATGTGTTATTACTGAGCTTATTTTCATGATTGGCGGTCGCTGGAAACCTATGCTTCTTTATAATCTAAGGTCTGGCACAAAACGATACTCCGAGTTGAGGGAGTTAACCTCTGGGATTAGTGACCGAATGCTTTCGCATGAGTTAAAACAATTGGAAAAACATGGCTTAATTAAACGAACACAATATCCAGTGGTTCCACCAAAAACGGACTATCAGTTGACGGCTAAAGGAAAGTCTTTAGATCCAATTCTAAAAGCTATGGGAGAATGGGCACTAAAGAATAGAAATCATTAA
- a CDS encoding 4-oxalocrotonate tautomerase family protein — translation MPYVNVQITKGATKEQKSEIIKDITDSLVRVLNKKPEHTHIVIQEILDEDWGFAGLRTDEWRKLKK, via the coding sequence ATGCCATACGTAAATGTTCAAATTACCAAAGGTGCAACTAAAGAGCAAAAATCAGAGATTATTAAAGACATAACTGATTCCCTTGTTCGTGTTCTGAATAAAAAGCCCGAACACACTCATATCGTTATTCAGGAAATTTTAGACGAAGACTGGGGGTTTGCAGGTCTAAGAACAGACGAGTGGCGAAAGCTTAAAAAATAA
- a CDS encoding HAD family hydrolase → MKYRTVIFDMDGTLVDSKINFPAIYEALRIDSQQSIVEYVNTLSGLEQQRAKEIVHFYEEEGSKNSSPIPGVQNLIRKLQEHQIHLGVFTLNSRQIAVNTLKAHGLEIPLIISREDSHPKPHPEGLLKICQHFSTSPHQAIYVGDYKYDLMAGKNANIKTAIYCPRTPDFDTTDAYMTFDHFGQLESYLFENHPSLPMKEFK, encoded by the coding sequence ATGAAATACAGAACGGTGATCTTCGATATGGATGGAACCCTTGTCGATTCCAAAATTAATTTCCCCGCAATTTACGAGGCGCTTCGCATTGACAGCCAACAGTCGATTGTCGAATACGTAAATACGCTGTCGGGCTTGGAGCAGCAGAGAGCCAAAGAGATCGTTCATTTTTACGAGGAAGAGGGCTCCAAAAACTCAAGTCCTATTCCTGGGGTACAGAATCTCATCAGGAAGTTGCAAGAGCATCAAATTCATCTCGGTGTCTTTACACTGAATTCACGTCAAATCGCTGTAAATACATTGAAGGCGCACGGACTAGAGATTCCCCTCATTATCAGTCGTGAGGACTCTCATCCTAAACCTCATCCGGAAGGGTTATTAAAAATTTGTCAGCATTTTTCCACTTCCCCTCATCAGGCCATCTATGTGGGCGATTACAAATATGATTTAATGGCGGGCAAAAATGCCAATATCAAAACGGCCATCTACTGTCCTCGAACTCCGGATTTTGATACAACAGACGCCTACATGACTTTTGATCATTTTGGTCAACTGGAGAGTTATCTTTTTGAAAATCATCCTTCACTTCCAATGAAAGAGTTTAAATAA
- a CDS encoding NAD(P)H-dependent oxidoreductase — protein MKKQILYIDSSPSRESNSRKLSKVFVETLSVKYPDYKIVRRDLNLSPPPFVDQAWIDNAFLPLDKQDSQVMRVPNEIVNEFKDSEYVVVGMPMYNWGVPAIVKAWIDQIVRAGVTFSMTPEGIVGLCHPEKKVIGLISRNGRFLEGEPYEKANFQDNHFKGIMNFIGVKNVYVEALQDVFNHAEFQNKFNEAIERVKALAQRL, from the coding sequence GTGAAAAAACAAATTCTTTATATTGATAGCAGTCCAAGTCGTGAATCTAATTCTAGAAAATTAAGTAAAGTCTTTGTCGAGACTCTTTCGGTGAAATACCCTGACTATAAAATAGTGAGGCGGGACTTGAACTTAAGCCCACCCCCATTTGTAGACCAAGCCTGGATCGACAACGCCTTTCTACCCTTAGATAAACAAGATTCTCAAGTGATGCGAGTTCCCAACGAGATCGTGAATGAATTTAAAGATTCTGAATATGTTGTTGTTGGAATGCCAATGTACAATTGGGGTGTACCCGCGATTGTAAAAGCATGGATCGATCAAATCGTTCGAGCAGGAGTTACATTTTCCATGACGCCAGAAGGTATCGTCGGATTGTGCCACCCCGAGAAAAAAGTCATCGGTTTGATAAGTAGAAATGGTCGTTTTTTAGAAGGCGAGCCCTATGAAAAAGCGAATTTCCAGGACAACCACTTCAAGGGAATCATGAATTTTATCGGAGTTAAAAATGTCTATGTGGAAGCTCTTCAGGATGTGTTCAATCATGCGGAGTTTCAGAATAAATTTAATGAAGCGATTGAGAGAGTCAAGGCTCTGGCGCAGAGGCTTTAA
- a CDS encoding histone deacetylase translates to MKIFYSDLYTLPLPEHHRFPIEKYRMLRDYLVEHQIIDPQQLHESPQATPEELSLAHVPAYVESVRDGSVDIQIIKRIGFPWSYNLYLRSCATVGGALAAAKSALVDGIAGNLAGGTHHAHADRGEGYCVFNDIAVATRYLKKEKLSQRVAIIDLDVHQGNGNSSILGHDEGVFIFSIHGEKNYPFIKVPSHLDIALPTGATDDMYLEALAQGLEDVKKFKPDYIFYQTGVDPLEFDHLGKMSISFEGLKLRDEMVISYALKENIPISLALGGGYAKPIEKSVEAYANTYRVVRKLRESHRR, encoded by the coding sequence ATGAAAATATTCTACTCTGATCTCTACACGCTACCTCTCCCCGAACATCATCGATTTCCGATTGAGAAATATCGAATGCTGCGCGATTATTTGGTGGAACATCAAATCATTGATCCGCAGCAACTTCACGAAAGTCCCCAAGCGACGCCGGAGGAATTATCACTGGCTCATGTCCCAGCTTACGTGGAGTCCGTGCGAGATGGTTCTGTCGATATTCAAATCATCAAGCGAATTGGTTTTCCGTGGAGCTATAACTTGTATCTCAGAAGCTGCGCCACCGTTGGCGGAGCGCTGGCGGCCGCGAAGTCGGCTCTGGTGGACGGTATTGCCGGGAATCTGGCCGGCGGCACTCATCATGCCCACGCCGATCGCGGAGAGGGCTATTGCGTTTTTAACGATATTGCGGTGGCGACACGATATTTAAAAAAGGAAAAGTTATCCCAAAGAGTTGCGATCATCGATTTGGATGTTCACCAGGGGAACGGGAATTCGAGCATTCTAGGACATGACGAAGGCGTTTTTATTTTTAGTATTCATGGAGAAAAAAATTATCCGTTTATTAAAGTCCCGTCTCATTTAGATATCGCATTGCCGACGGGGGCAACGGACGATATGTATCTGGAAGCTCTGGCTCAAGGGCTCGAAGACGTAAAAAAATTTAAGCCCGACTATATTTTTTATCAGACCGGAGTAGACCCACTGGAGTTTGATCACCTTGGTAAAATGTCAATCTCGTTTGAGGGCCTCAAACTCAGGGACGAAATGGTGATCAGCTATGCGCTCAAAGAAAATATTCCTATTTCTCTTGCTCTTGGAGGAGGTTATGCCAAACCCATCGAAAAAAGTGTGGAGGCGTACGCAAACACATATAGAGTGGTTCGCAAACTGCGTGAATCTCACAGAAGATAG